The Cucumis melo cultivar AY chromosome 9, USDA_Cmelo_AY_1.0, whole genome shotgun sequence genome includes the window AAGAGTAACAAGTATTtccaaatatataaaaaaacaaaaaatcccCATTGGGTGGATCAAAATGGAAATAGGAAAACTAAGTTTAAGAATCAGATTAGAAGAACTACTACATGGGTTCACATACCTGGGATATAGACGTGTAGGGCATAGTTTCCTTGAACGTGAGGAAAGCTTCGAACCCTAGTCGCCTGATCGATTGGCAAGTCATCCAAGACACCTAAACAAGAAATATCGAAAAAGTTGATAAGCAACGTTAGAAAGTAGAAAAATAAAGAATGTAAATgtaaggaggaagaagaagggcACTACAGGTGGAATTTGGAAAATTGAGAAGTGAGAGAGGCGGTGGAGGCAGAGGTAAAGAGCTCACAGTCTCATCGAAGAATTGTGGTGTTGATGTGGATGCTGACGAAGGGGACACTGTATCCACTTCTTCGTCCGACGAGCTTCCTCCATACGAAGCCCTCAGAGCATCCATTCTCTGCTTTGTCAATGGCAGCAACGACGGTGATGCAAGTGCAAGTGCAAGTGACACATTGTTCTTAAACAATTCATAGCTCTTTATGTGCCCCCAAAAGCCCCAAAAGCCCCAAAAACTACTCTTTACTTTATAAACTATATATAgtttcaaatattcattttcTTCGTAAATAACTTTATAATCCTCttgattaaaaatattaatatataaataatcttatgataattttaaaataataaaatattaaaattatttatgaaatatatcaaaatcaatAACTTTCTCTCTCAATTtagattttataaatagtttcattcTTTTACTGTTTTTTCTGTTCTAACTTTCAGTACTTATAATTTATAAACTATGATATATATAAAAGCTTAAggttatataattttttatgttattttaatcatttctttaatataatattaactgtcttattattgtaaaaaaaaaaaaagtttgggTTGGTTTAAAAGAACCGATTAGAAAAACCGACAAGACCCAGTTGCTAATTTTCATCGGCTTATTTGGTTCCAACCAATTTTCAAAGCAAAGAAACAAGACCAATAACTAAAACTACCTGCCTATCCGAAAAAATAACACAATAGacataagaagaaaaaagagaaaacattACAATaaatgagagaataaaataaataaaacaaatcatcatataataaacatatatactTGTATCTTTAGATGACATCATTGAATCTTTTATCGAAATTATACTGTACACCAAACAATAATGAAGTCGAGAATTAGAATGATATCAATAACTGTTAGTCATAGAATTGTTTTTTAAGTAACAAAATTGAAAGATAATAACATTATGACTAACGTTATTCTTCTACCACCCAAAGGGTCACAATCACATTCATAAAAATGAACTACATTTCAAGCCTAGTCAAAAGTTAGGGCTattcatcaaaattttaattaaagttAAAAAGGATACATAAAATTTATGGAAAAGTAGCCTCTCCTTTTCCCGCCAAGACGGTCTGGCAAATACAGACCCCACGCCGTTCGGAGAGAGTAAGAAATGGCGCCTTCCGCCGCAACACTGGTTGAAGCTCCACTTCAATCAACAGTCGAAAATATCGAAACCAATTTCCAGGTTTGCTTGTTTCCTCTTGAAATTTTCTTTCTTGATACAGAAATTTTTATCAAATTAGATGAAGAAATTGTAATTGATTTTGCTTCATCTGTTGCCAGCCGTTCTATGTTCTTCATAAAGCATCATCTCGGAAGAATTCGAGAAAATCAAATCTATGTGGAAAATCAAGGAAGAGAACTAAACTCTCTCCATCCGGTCCTAATGGAATCGAGAATCTTGATGATGAAGAACCCGACGGATCTCAACTTGAACATTTGCGTATGGAATGTCTGGAGCTTGTATGGTCGAAATTGGAAACCACCATTAAGGTCAAACTTACCTGATTCTAATGTTTGCCTGCAAATCCAGCAATATTGTCTAAAAACAAGTATTGGGTTTTCTCTTGCAGGATGTTTTGAGGGATACTAATGTTAAAGTTTTTGATGATATATGTCGCTGGGTTTATGAGTCCTTTGCTGCTATTAGATCATCTGGGATACCTAGTTCATCTTCAGCCAGCCGGCCTTTTCCTGCTTTTACTCGTGCTGAGTGTAAAGTATTGTTCACAGGGTTGGTTCTCACTAGTAAGATCCTGACTCTAAAGTTCTAATTTGATGTATGGTACAACATCTAGAACTCTAACCATTTTGCAATCAAATAACATTTGAGTTAGTTTCATGACCTTATTTGAAGAAGATATGTCCTATAGATTGTACCTTAGTGTCTTTGAATTATAAGTTTCAGAAGACAATATCTTGATGTGCATATGGGCCAATTGGGCAACATTCATTTTtgtatatttataatatttatgcTGTGCGCACTTAACACGGGAAAATATGGAAACTTATGTTTCTCGATGTTGAATAAGGAATCATGTTTACTTGACAGAGAATATGGAAGTCGTGGATGACTTACTGACATTTGAAGAGCTTGGTTATCATTTGAAATCTCATGGATGTCATGTGGCCAGTCTCTCTTCTCAAGAGTTATCTGCCAAGAGTAGCATAGGCGGCTGCATCAGAAGTTTATTGAGACAATTGTTGAAGGTTACTGTTGATGTAAGTACTATGCTTTTTGTAGTGTGAATATTCCAAATGAAGTCGGATTCTTTGATTAAACAACTCTGTTGTTTGGTTATCTTTTGTGGAATTTGAACAGGCAGCTGACATGTTCATCCTAGCATCATGGTACAGAGAACAAGGATACTATGAAAACCCAGTCGTTGTGATTATAGAAGACATTGAACGATGTTGTGGTTCAGTTTTATCTGATTTCATCATTATGCTGAGGTACTTCAAAGAACCATGCCTTCAGTCAATTCCCTTTTGAGTTATCTTTAATTTCCCCTAATATATCTTTTGTATCTTATGGGTCAAAAACTTACAAACGCCACCTACCTAGAGTCTCTGACTCATCATTATGTTTGTGAACTATCcatattttatgatttttttcttctaattgtTATGTTATCTATTTTTCATCTATAAAAGAAATGTTCTATGTATTTGATATACAAAAGTATGCATCGTTATGATATCTCTAagtcttttcttttccttattgAAAAAAGATACAAAAGTTTTTATTAAGGGAACGAAAAGAGACTAGTGCTCTTAGCTACAAAAAGATACTTCAAAAcagcgtaaaaaaaaaaagaaaaaaaaaaagaaaaaaagaaaaaaaccacaAAGGACTTAAGACATAAACCATCGGACATAGTCATGAAATTAAAGCAAGACAAACTAAGAGAATTAACAATCTGTGGCAATGTGTCTGGTACTTTCAGATTTTTCTGGATTGTGACATGAAACTATGAAAGGCCAAGCTCTCTTCTAAAATGACAAACTTTTAAGTTGAAAGAACAAGCCAACAACTTGAGTAGATGGGAATGAATCACCCAACCTTAAGAAATTAGGAATTATAAAATGGTCTCATCTGATTGATGTATTTGTTGTTTGATTTTATGCTTCATTCTCTTTTTATGAGTCATATGACAAAAAGTTATTGCCTTCTAATTTGcaatgtatatatttttttcaagttATCATTTTGTATATTCATGATTTTTGTACATCAGTGAATGGGTTGTCAAGATtccaattattttaattatggGAGTTGCTACAACAATTGATGCTCCTGCAAATGTACTTCGTTCAAATGCACTGCAGCAGCTGTGCGCTTCCAAGTTCATATTAGGATCCCCGGCCGAGAGGATGGAAGCTGTTGTTGAGGCTGTTCTTTTAAAGCATTGTTGTATGTTCAGCATTGGTCACAAGGTTGCCGTTTTTCTGAGGAAATACTTCTTAAATCAGGATGGCACGTTAACATCCTTTATAAGAGCCATGAAGGTTGATTCTTCAATTTCATTCAGAATTTAAGAACTAGCTATTGGCTATTGTTTGTTATGTGTGGCATTCTCTCCCATATTGTTTTTGTATTATGATAGGCATCTCTGATGTTTAGTTTGGCAAATAATTTTGCAGATTGCATGTGTGCAACACTTCTCCATGGAGCCCTTGAGCTTTATGCTTGCAAGATTGCTTGTTGAAGAAGAGAATATGGTACCTTTTAGTTATTTACTCCTTTTACTTCTCATTGCATAATTACTTTATACTAATTACTAGTTGTAAGAACTTTTCACTTTCTATGAAAAGCATCTTCTTTACCTTTTATTTTAATCCACACTGTTTTTGTTCCTGTTATTTTGGACTTTTGAACATAGATTTTTATGAAATGAGGAAGTTTTAATTCTTGTTAAATCGTAACTGAGATAGGTGCTTTAGTTATTTTCCAAGGAGAATGTTGTCAAGTTACTTTGTGCCTCATAGTTACAAGTTCAAAAGAAAGGTAAAAAATTTTAGGCTGAGTTATCAAAACTGTGGCTGGAGTTTGTGGGAAGAAAGAAATAGTTGAATCGTTAgtggaaaacaaaaataatttaacaaTCTGATGGATCAAGTTAAGTTGCCCTTTATGTGTCTTTCTAAGGTTTTTTGTAGTTATACTGCATTTGTAATTAATTCGCGTTGGTAGATGTTTTTGTTAGAATAAGTAGGGATGAAAAGAGCAGGTTGTAACTACTGATTGTAACCTTTCACtaaatgaatgaatgaattgtCTCTTGTTCTAAAAAATGCAATTATTGCTAAATCAGGATTTCTGTAATTATATTAGAATGTACCTCCATTGACCGCATAAAACCATCCAATAGAAGAGGAACATGTCACAACCTACTTGAGttaagagaatgaaagaaggtCTCTTGAATTGTCAAAGAAATCTAAAGAAAGCCAGAAACGATTTCTTCTCT containing:
- the LOC103504706 gene encoding origin of replication complex subunit 3 isoform X2, producing MAPSAATLVEAPLQSTVENIETNFQPFYVLHKASSRKNSRKSNLCGKSRKRTKLSPSGPNGIENLDDEEPDGSQLEHLRMECLELVWSKLETTIKDVLRDTNVKVFDDICRWVYESFAAIRSSGIPSSSSASRPFPAFTRAECKVLFTGLVLTKNMEVVDDLLTFEELGYHLKSHGCHVASLSSQELSAKSSIGGCIRSLLRQLLKVTVDAADMFILASWYREQGYYENPVVVIIEDIERCCGSVLSDFIIMLSEWVVKIPIILIMGVATTIDAPANVLRSNALQQLCASKFILGSPAERMEAVVEAVLLKHCCMFSIGHKVAVFLRKYFLNQDGTLTSFIRAMKIACVQHFSMEPLSFMLARLLVEEENMDGNCASFLEVLPKHASDLLSDSRYSLVEGTDNNLGNILSELKRWRKKWSIVVLCLYQVGKFGKVQLLDLLCEALDPQLFKPITSENSSRLQQEQGTSFSSSYELQYQFSSRKDGYICQVIRKVRDLPAEFLHQVLMSWKKITRCVPEIHQNVKDLLLAFKLGNGKSSEKDIADLSKRHASRNGLFVKNSKSVMEKAESFLNSLVSEHMRPVECIPFHELICFKDVRKLQLV
- the LOC103504706 gene encoding origin of replication complex subunit 3 isoform X1; amino-acid sequence: MAPSAATLVEAPLQSTVENIETNFQPFYVLHKASSRKNSRKSNLCGKSRKRTKLSPSGPNGIENLDDEEPDGSQLEHLRMECLELVWSKLETTIKDVLRDTNVKVFDDICRWVYESFAAIRSSGIPSSSSASRPFPAFTRAECKVLFTGLVLTKNMEVVDDLLTFEELGYHLKSHGCHVASLSSQELSAKSSIGGCIRSLLRQLLKVTVDAADMFILASWYREQGYYENPVVVIIEDIERCCGSVLSDFIIMLSEWVVKIPIILIMGVATTIDAPANVLRSNALQQLCASKFILGSPAERMEAVVEAVLLKHCCMFSIGHKVAVFLRKYFLNQDGTLTSFIRAMKIACVQHFSMEPLSFMLARLLVEEENMDGNCASFLEVLPKHASDLLSDSRYSLVEGTDNNLGNILSELKRWRKKWSIVVLCLYQVGKFGKVQLLDLLCEALDPQLFKPITSENSSRLQQEQGTSFSSSYELQYQFSSRKDGYICQVIRKVRDLPAEFLHQVLMSWKKITRCVPEIHQNVKDLLLAFKLGNGKSSEKDIADLSKRHASRNGLFVKNSKSVMEKAESFLNSLVSEHMRPVECIPFHELICFKDVRKLQLALIGDPRRRIQVDLLEFQKIIKCTCCSENINSLLPCAHDSTIMYSLAQEHGDLINLHDWFQSFKRVVSHPQAKGNHRTKQCSTPKKRKDKPTVESKSDASIQARFCTAVTELQIAGLLRMPSKRRPDYVQRVAFGL